The Shumkonia mesophila sequence TCAAGGAGGCGTCGGCGTACCAGCGCAAGCTGCACGCGGAAAACCTCGGAAAGGAAACCGAGAACATCAAGAAGGCGGGCTTGAAGTTTATCGAAATCACCGACCGCGAGAAGTGGATCGAGGCGGTCACCCAGGTGTCCAAGGACTATGCGGACCGTTACGGCGATCTCGGCCGGAAGATCCACGAAACCGTCGTGTCCTTCCGGAAGAAATGACCACGGCCTCCCGCCGGCCCCGCTCGAAGCGCGAGGCCGGCGAGAGAGCCACAAACTCTGCCGCGTTGCCATCGAACGGAACGCGACATCGTTGAGGAGAGAAGTGCATGAACATGACAGCAGCCCAGGTTGCGGTGAAGATTTTGGAAGAACAGGGCACGAAGGTCATCTTCGGGATACCCGGTGGCCAGACGCTGTTCTTTAACAACGCCCTGAACGAATCCTCCATTCGCTTCGTCGCCACCCGCCACGAGGGGGGGGCTGGCCACGCGGCCGATGGCTGGGGACGGTTGACCGGCAAGCCGGGCGTGTGCCTGGCGACGACCGGCCCCGGTGCCACCAATATGGTGACCCCGCTCGGGGGCGCGCTGCGCGACTCAACGCCCGTCATCGCCATGCTCTTCCAGAACAAGCTGCCCGACGTGGGACGCGGCGACGCGCAGGACGCCAACCACGAGGCCATCTTCTCCAGCCTGGTCAAGGCGTTCATTCCCGTGCGCCATGTGGGCGCCCTGCCGTGGGCCATGCGCGAGGCTTACCGCATCGCCATGAGTGGCCGGCCCGGCCCGGTGGTGCTGGACTTCTACCGCGACGTGATCGAGAGCCTGAGCATCAACTGTCCTTATGAGCCCATGGACCCGGCCAGCTACTGCACGACGCCGAACGCCCTGCCGGCCCCCGCGGCGCTGGCGAAGGCCGCGCAGATCCTTTCCGCAGCCAAGCACGTCTGCATTCTTTCGGGCAACGGCGTGAAGATGTCCAAGTCCGGCGACAAGGTGCTGGCGATCGCCGAACGGTTGAGTGCCCCCGTCGTCACCTCCTTCAACGGCATTGGCTCCGTGCCCGTGGATCACGACCTTGTGCTCGGCGCGCGCTCGCGCCACGGCAGCACGCTGACGCGCGCCGCCCTGGAGGAAGCGGACTGCGTCTTCGTACTCGGC is a genomic window containing:
- a CDS encoding thiamine pyrophosphate-binding protein, coding for MNMTAAQVAVKILEEQGTKVIFGIPGGQTLFFNNALNESSIRFVATRHEGGAGHAADGWGRLTGKPGVCLATTGPGATNMVTPLGGALRDSTPVIAMLFQNKLPDVGRGDAQDANHEAIFSSLVKAFIPVRHVGALPWAMREAYRIAMSGRPGPVVLDFYRDVIESLSINCPYEPMDPASYCTTPNALPAPAALAKAAQILSAAKHVCILSGNGVKMSKSGDKVLAIAERLSAPVVTSFNGIGSVPVDHDLVLGARSRHGSTLTRAALEEADCVFVLGSSLSAVGTNRWSLDLKNIVQIDFDTKNLGRQYPVSCALAGELSLTLDALASLIKVPDAALKKERSTWLQQKKEARVVWREKIFSGPWNDEKASPAAPVAVIRAIDGQVDPNGIICIDAGNPGCWSHLLTVKKGMSYMKPVNYGNMGFSVTAGLACSLAEPDREVVSIVGDGSLGMSLAELETLARCGARQIVVVLNDSAFGNIRQEERYKFGGNVVYSGVDLSPVDYAGVARLLGMGGETVTRAAQIPAAFANARKHEGPYLIDVVFDGSFTIWPEAF